TTAACGGACTGTGTGATTTGCTCGTCATCATCGGAAACAATGATCTGCGGCAAAACACGGCAGCCGTATTCTTCGACTTTTCGGCAGATAACCGGCCCGAATTTATCTTTAATGCGTCCGTGATACACTTCGCTTCCGGTAGTAATAATGCCAACGCAGCGGGGACGAAAGGGCTGCACGGAGATGATCGGCTTCGCAAGACCGATTTTTTCCGCCCGCAGTAGTTTTGCTTCATCGATCACCAGAGGAACGACCCGGGCTCCGGCTACCACGTCGCCTTTTTTTACCGGACGAAAATGATTGCGGGTGGCAACGATTAATTCATCAATCATATTGACCTCCAGCAACCGCGCTTCATCAATTCTACACAAGCCGTTATAATCCGCGATCAACCGAACTTTGCCTTCCGACGGCTCGGTCAGATGAAGTCCCGGCCCGCTCACTGCTCTGGCCAACCGCAGTCCGCCTTCATTTTCATGGACTTGTCCCTTCTCCAATTTCCATACATAAAGATGCTCTTTCCCCATTTTCAGTAATTCATCAATATCTTCCGGGCGAATAATATGCCCCTTCTTAAACGCCGGCCCTTTAAATTCACCCGGCACAATTTTAGTTAGGTCATGACACAAAACATGTCCCACCGCGTCTTTAACATGAACGACATCCATTATGTAGCCTCTCTCCATCGCTTTAAGAACTGATAATAATTTCATCACCGGCTTTGATCCAGCCTGGTCGAACTACCTTCGCAAAAATGCCTTCCCGCGGCATAATACAGTCTCCTGTTATCTGGCGGATGGCACAGCCGACATGACATTCCTTGCCGATCTGCGTTACCTCCACAGAGGCTTCATCGCCAATCTTAAGCTGTGTCCCCACCGATAAGGTAAATAAAACAATACCCTCTGTTGTTATATTTTCGGCAAAGCTGCCCGGAGCCAAAAGTTCCAGTCCTGTCTGCTTCATTTTGCAAATGCTCTCTTGCGCCAGCAGACTCACCTGCCGGTGCCATTTACCTGCATGGGCATCTCCCTGCAGCCCCCAGTCAAGAGCCAGATACCCTTTTGCAACCGGGGTCTTCACCGCTCCTTTTTCTTTGCTGGTGTTAACAGCCACCACTTTTGCCATCTTTTTCTCTCCGTTTCCGAGATTGGGGACACTTTTTCAACCTCTGCCGCATTCTGCCGCAGTTCCCCGCAAAATATCTAATGCGTGATCAAGAGCCGGCAGGATTGCCTCTAATGATTCCTGCACTCCCTTGACACTTCCCGGTAAATTTACGATCAAAGTCTTGCCGCGAATCCCAGCAACTGCCCGCGACAACATCGCCTTGGGCGTCTTCTGCAGCCCATAATAACGCATTGCCTCTGGAATCCCCGGTACCTGTTTTTCAATAACTTCTAAAGTGGCTTCCGGTGTCACATCACGGTTGGAGAATCCCGTTCCGCCGGAAGTCAACAGCAAATCCGGCCGAAAATCATCGCAGGCCCGACGTATTTTCTCTATAATCAATTGTTTCTCATCAGGAATCATTTCATAATAATCGATACAATAATTACTGCCAAGCATTTTCCGGATCACAAAACCGCTGCGGTCTTCCCGTTCTCCCCGGGCGCCTTTATCGCTCATAACCAAGATTCCGACTCTATACATTGTTGCGGCTCCCCGCATTCAGAGCGGAAACAGCCGGTGATACAAGATGACCGCTTTTCCCGCCCGATTTCTCCAGCAATTGAATATCCGTCACTTTCATCCAGCGGTCAATTGCCTTGCTCATATCGTAAATTGTAAGAGCGGCCAGGCTGGCTCCAGTGATCGCTTCCATTTCCACGCCTGTTTTATCGGTTGTTTTCGCCTGGCACTGAATCACGATTTCCGACCGCTCTTCGTCCATTTGAAAGGTAATATCAACGGATGTCAAAGACAATGGATGACACATGGGAATCAAAGAGGCTGCTGACTTTGCCCCCATAATACCGGCAACCTGGGCAACCCCCAGCACATCGCCTTTTTTTATACCACCGCTTTGAATGGCCTGCAGAGTCTCCGGCTTCATCTGCACCACGGCCTGGGCAACGGCAACCCGCACCGTATCTTCTTTGTCGCTGACATCGACCATTCTGGCCCGCCCGTCCTGATTAAAATGGGTAAAATCCATACCTTAGCCTCCAATTTGATACATTTTTCGGCAATTATCTTCACCCCAGCCTGTCGAAAAATGATGATGAGCCGGTTTTTCCCAAATTGTTTTCTGCAATAATGCGGCTATTATCTCGCTGCTGGCATTGTTTTGCAGCAGCATCTTCAAACTGATTTCATTTTTAGCAAACAAGCATCCCCGCAGTTGGCCGTCGGCTGTCAGCCGAAGACGGCTGCAGTCGGAGCAAAACCGGTGACTCAGGGGACTGATAAAGCCAACGGATCCCCTTCCTCCCCGCAGCCGGTAGCAGACTGCCGGACCGCTGCTTTGCGATGCTCTGTCCGGATATAAATCATAATCCTTGTCAATAATATCCCTTATGGCATCCGCGGTCATAAGCCGCCGGGGCTGAAAAAACGGCAAATTGCCGATTGGCATAAATTCAATAAAACGCACCTGCAGAGGCAAATCATACGCCATTTTCACAAATTCGGGAATTTCCTGGTCATTGATCCCCCGCATCACCACAACATTGATTTTTACCGGCGCCATGCCAATCCGCAACGCCTTATTGATCGCCTGCAGCACATCCTGCAGCTGACCGCGCCGGGTAATATAATGAAAGGTCTCCTGCCGCAGAGTGTCCAGGCTAAAGTTAACTCGTGTCAATCCGGCTGCCTGCAGCTCTTCCGCCATAGCCGCAAACAATGTGCCGTTTGTGGTTAATCCAATATCCTTAATTTTCGAGATACGGGAAATCTGCCGAATAAGCCATACTATATTTTTTCTGACCAGCGGCTCACCGCCGGTCAGACGAACTTTGCGGATTCCCATTCCTGATGCTATCTTGACTACCCGGAGAATCTGCTCAAAGGACAGAACATTGGAATGGCCGATATCTTCCACTCCCGTTTCCGGCATGCAGTATCGGCAGCGTAAATTGCAGCGGTCCGTAACGGAAATCCGCAAATAATCAATCCTGCGTCCATAACGATCCAGCATAATCATCACCCCGCTAATCTATTCGGCAAGCTTATTCTTCCCACTCAATACTGCCTTCTTCGTTACGAGCATAAAGCTCATAGCTCTTATGCCCAGGCTCTCTTTTAAAAAAGCTGGACCAATAAATACACTTCTCCTGCAGCAGCGCCAGCACTTCATCTTGCGTATCTTCAGTAAATAAAATACACTGGCCGCAATTGGCATCAATTTGCCGCGGTTTCGGTACAAGCACAACACGAAATCCAAAACGATTTAACGTTTCTTCCGCCCAAAGCGCCTGCTTGACGGAGCAAAAAGAAAGAAGCCGGGTATATTCATCATACATAATGCTGCCTCATAATATAATGGTTTTCGCTGCCGACGACAATTTTTCGACGATCTCATACATATTTGAAATACCGCCGGCCAAAAGCTTATCTTTCCGCTCATAGTAATCAAGACAAGTGCCGCAGGATAAAATCTGCACGCCTTTTTTGTCCAGTTCAAGCAAATGTTCGGCGACAGGTGAGCCTTCCGTTGTTAAAAACACACCGCTGTTGATAAAAAGCAGCGTCTGGGGCAAAGGTTCTTTTTCTACTAAAGCGAAAAAAAATGATTTTATGAGAATACCGCCTAATTCATTGCTGCCATGTCCCAGCTTATCCTGTGTAATTAAATAGACCGTGTCCGCCGCTTTCGCTGTCTGCGGAATTGTCGGCTCAGCCTCCCCCTGTCCTTTGGTAATGGCAATATAGTAAGCGCCGTCCGTTTCCTGCCACGTAGCCTTGCAATGATTGGCTGAAGCAAATTTCATTACATTCTCTTTGGCGGCAAAATTGTCCACAATCGTCGTAAGGACGCCGTCTGTCATTTTTTCCAGCGCTTTTTTCGTCGCAATAACCGGCTGCGGGCAAGCTAAGCCGCGAGCATCAACATTAATCGACATAAATATTCTCGCTCCTCTTCTCTACAATTTCGCCAATAACAGCTGCTTCCTGTATTCCGGCTTTCTGCAAGTCGGCCAGCAGCCTTTCGCTTTCTGCGGCCGGAACACTCATCAATAATCCACCTGACGTTTGCGGATCATAACATAAATCCTCCATACTGCCTGCCACATCGGAAGCAAAGACAATGTGTTCTAAAAACCCGCGCGTATTATAGGCGCCTGCAGGGACGAATCCCATTGCTGCCGCGTCCTTGGCTTCGGGCAGGATCGGCAGTGTCCGGGAATTAATTTTTGCTGTTACCCGGCTGGCAGTTACAATTTCCGATAAATGTCCCAGTAATCCAAAACCGGTAACATCCGTACAGGCATGAATCGTAAAATCGCCCATCACTTCGGCTGCCGACTTGTTTAACCTCGTCATGCTGCGAATGGCGGCTGCCACTCCTTGCGGGAACATTTCAGCCCTTGCCGCCATCGTCAGAACGCCCGTGCCGAGAGCCTTGGTAAGAATAAGCGCATCTCCCGGCTTTGCTCCGGCATTGGTCAAAATTTTTCGTGGATGAACTATGCCGGTAACACTTAACCCATATTTGGGTTCGTTATCCTGAATGGAATGTCCTCCCACCAAAACCGCACCGGCTTCCTTAATCTTTTTCAATCCGCCGCGCAAAATTTCCAAAAGGACAGCCGTATCCAGCTTGCATACAGGAAAAGCCACGATATTCATCGCGGTAACCGGCTTGCCGCCCATCGCATATACATCGCTAAGACTATTGGTAGCGGCAATCTGCCCAAATAAATACGGGTCATCGACAATCGGTGTAAAAAAATCAACAGTTTGAATCAATGCAGTTGTTTCATCCAATTGATATACACCCGCATCATCGGATGTTTCAAGGCCGACCAGGAGCCGCGAATCAGGCTGCAGTGGAAGCTGCTGCAGCATTCCCGCCAAATAGCCCGGGCCGATTTTCGCCGCGCAGCCGCCGCTTTTCGTATACTCAGTCAACTTAATCACGTTTTTTCCCCCTTCAAATGCAAAATAGCCTCCAACACTCCGCCGGCCACAGCCCTCGCTTTATCGGAAATTGAAAAACAATGTTCCCGCCGACAGCGGGGATCAACATCACCGATCTTCATTCCAGAATGAACCGAAAGCCCGTTGTGCAATAATCCTCGCAAAATGCCGCCTGCCTGCGCTATGACAGGCGTATGGTCAACCTGGCCGACAATTTCACCTTTGATTACTGTATCACCGATACTGTGCCCACTGGAAAAAATCCCATCCGCCGATGCCCGCAGCAGCCGCTCAATAGTAAGTCCGGCAATTTCACCGGGAATTCCGGTATTCGGCAGCGCCTCTCCCTGATAGTAAACCCGCCCCAGATCATGGCCCCGCATTGTTTCCACTACGGCATGGACAGCCTTGCCAGCTGAAAAGCCAGGTCCCAGACCGATAACAATCGGCGCGTCATGACAACAGGTGCCCGT
This sequence is a window from Veillonellales bacterium. Protein-coding genes within it:
- a CDS encoding molybdopterin-binding protein, whose amino-acid sequence is MKLLSVLKAMERGYIMDVVHVKDAVGHVLCHDLTKIVPGEFKGPAFKKGHIIRPEDIDELLKMGKEHLYVWKLEKGQVHENEGGLRLARAVSGPGLHLTEPSEGKVRLIADYNGLCRIDEARLLEVNMIDELIVATRNHFRPVKKGDVVAGARVVPLVIDEAKLLRAEKIGLAKPIISVQPFRPRCVGIITTGSEVYHGRIKDKFGPVICRKVEEYGCRVLPQIIVSDDDEQITQSVKKLQDEGAELILVTGGMSVDPDDVTPLGIRRTGAEIITYGAPALPGAMLLIAYLGELPVLGLPGCVMYSKTTVFDLVLPLILSGQKITRPMIAKLGMGGLCLECEVCHYPDCTFGTGA
- a CDS encoding MOSC domain-containing protein, which translates into the protein MAKVVAVNTSKEKGAVKTPVAKGYLALDWGLQGDAHAGKWHRQVSLLAQESICKMKQTGLELLAPGSFAENITTEGIVLFTLSVGTQLKIGDEASVEVTQIGKECHVGCAIRQITGDCIMPREGIFAKVVRPGWIKAGDEIIISS
- a CDS encoding MogA/MoaB family molybdenum cofactor biosynthesis protein, whose product is MYRVGILVMSDKGARGEREDRSGFVIRKMLGSNYCIDYYEMIPDEKQLIIEKIRRACDDFRPDLLLTSGGTGFSNRDVTPEATLEVIEKQVPGIPEAMRYYGLQKTPKAMLSRAVAGIRGKTLIVNLPGSVKGVQESLEAILPALDHALDILRGTAAECGRG
- the moaC gene encoding cyclic pyranopterin monophosphate synthase MoaC → MDFTHFNQDGRARMVDVSDKEDTVRVAVAQAVVQMKPETLQAIQSGGIKKGDVLGVAQVAGIMGAKSAASLIPMCHPLSLTSVDITFQMDEERSEIVIQCQAKTTDKTGVEMEAITGASLAALTIYDMSKAIDRWMKVTDIQLLEKSGGKSGHLVSPAVSALNAGSRNNV
- the moaA gene encoding GTP 3',8-cyclase MoaA — its product is MLDRYGRRIDYLRISVTDRCNLRCRYCMPETGVEDIGHSNVLSFEQILRVVKIASGMGIRKVRLTGGEPLVRKNIVWLIRQISRISKIKDIGLTTNGTLFAAMAEELQAAGLTRVNFSLDTLRQETFHYITRRGQLQDVLQAINKALRIGMAPVKINVVVMRGINDQEIPEFVKMAYDLPLQVRFIEFMPIGNLPFFQPRRLMTADAIRDIIDKDYDLYPDRASQSSGPAVCYRLRGGRGSVGFISPLSHRFCSDCSRLRLTADGQLRGCLFAKNEISLKMLLQNNASSEIIAALLQKTIWEKPAHHHFSTGWGEDNCRKMYQIGG
- a CDS encoding DUF3343 domain-containing protein is translated as MYDEYTRLLSFCSVKQALWAEETLNRFGFRVVLVPKPRQIDANCGQCILFTEDTQDEVLALLQEKCIYWSSFFKREPGHKSYELYARNEEGSIEWEE
- the yedF gene encoding sulfurtransferase-like selenium metabolism protein YedF; this encodes MSINVDARGLACPQPVIATKKALEKMTDGVLTTIVDNFAAKENVMKFASANHCKATWQETDGAYYIAITKGQGEAEPTIPQTAKAADTVYLITQDKLGHGSNELGGILIKSFFFALVEKEPLPQTLLFINSGVFLTTEGSPVAEHLLELDKKGVQILSCGTCLDYYERKDKLLAGGISNMYEIVEKLSSAAKTIIL
- the selD gene encoding selenide, water dikinase SelD is translated as MIKLTEYTKSGGCAAKIGPGYLAGMLQQLPLQPDSRLLVGLETSDDAGVYQLDETTALIQTVDFFTPIVDDPYLFGQIAATNSLSDVYAMGGKPVTAMNIVAFPVCKLDTAVLLEILRGGLKKIKEAGAVLVGGHSIQDNEPKYGLSVTGIVHPRKILTNAGAKPGDALILTKALGTGVLTMAARAEMFPQGVAAAIRSMTRLNKSAAEVMGDFTIHACTDVTGFGLLGHLSEIVTASRVTAKINSRTLPILPEAKDAAAMGFVPAGAYNTRGFLEHIVFASDVAGSMEDLCYDPQTSGGLLMSVPAAESERLLADLQKAGIQEAAVIGEIVEKRSENIYVD
- the yqeB gene encoding selenium-dependent molybdenum cofactor biosynthesis protein YqeB, which codes for MENVVLIKGGGDLATGVACRLFNSGFPVVITELSQPLVVRRTVSFAQAVFSGSVTVENITARQVETDEAFAAMKAGCIPVLIDPAAQSLRDICPAVVVDAILAKKNTGTCCHDAPIVIGLGPGFSAGKAVHAVVETMRGHDLGRVYYQGEALPNTGIPGEIAGLTIERLLRASADGIFSSGHSIGDTVIKGEIVGQVDHTPVIAQAGGILRGLLHNGLSVHSGMKIGDVDPRCRREHCFSISDKARAVAGGVLEAILHLKGEKT